A single region of the Nocardioides aurantiacus genome encodes:
- a CDS encoding class I SAM-dependent methyltransferase: MSTAEFYPDADGLASETLTDGHAHVSFSEIFADALRGIPCSVRGVYAEEELLPVHSWLRPADRADRAVLSHCEGATMDVGCGPGRMSAHLRERGHAVLAVDIVSEAVEQARRRGVPALRRNVFDPMPGEGHWDTVLLADGNIGIGGEPHALLRRCAELLGPGGRLVVDLEAPGTGLKTHEARLVSEGRRTSIFPWAQVGADAVEPLARKAGLQVSRLREHHGRWFAVLTP; encoded by the coding sequence GTGAGCACCGCCGAGTTCTACCCCGACGCGGACGGCCTGGCCTCGGAGACCCTGACCGACGGCCACGCCCACGTCAGCTTCAGCGAGATCTTCGCCGACGCCCTGCGCGGCATCCCCTGCTCGGTCCGAGGCGTGTACGCCGAGGAGGAGCTGCTGCCCGTCCACAGCTGGCTGCGACCGGCCGACCGTGCCGACCGCGCGGTGCTGAGCCACTGCGAGGGCGCGACCATGGACGTCGGCTGCGGCCCGGGCCGGATGAGCGCCCACCTGCGCGAGCGCGGCCACGCCGTGCTCGCCGTCGACATCGTGAGCGAGGCCGTCGAGCAGGCCCGCCGGCGCGGCGTGCCGGCGCTGCGCCGCAACGTCTTCGACCCGATGCCCGGCGAGGGCCACTGGGACACCGTGCTGCTCGCCGACGGCAACATCGGCATCGGCGGCGAGCCGCACGCGCTGCTGCGGCGCTGTGCCGAGCTGCTGGGGCCGGGCGGTCGCCTCGTCGTCGACCTCGAGGCGCCCGGCACCGGGCTGAAGACCCACGAGGCACGACTGGTCAGCGAGGGCCGCCGCACCTCGATCTTCCCGTGGGCGCAGGTCGGCGCGGACGCCGTCGAGCCGCTCGCACGCAAGGCCGGGCTCCAGGTGAGCCGGCTGCGCGAGCACCACGGCCGCTGGTTCGCCGTCCTGACGCCGTAG
- a CDS encoding TIGR04282 family arsenosugar biosynthesis glycosyltransferase, which produces MSTRVGDVAAAVVLVVAKAPVPGRVKTRLGASIGMDAAAELAAASLLDTLAACAAAYPAGRRHLALDGDLAEARRGQELRDALEGWQVHPQRGDGLAERLGAAHADVAAVSGGPVVQVGMDTPHAPVGTLRAAADLLVGPDDAVLGPAHDGGWWLLGVAGPHLLVHLPEVPMSTDATGAGTLDALARAGGHVHQVEALRDVDELDDASAVAQAAPQSRFALAFAELGVDPAVDPGVGPVVGPGTEVPA; this is translated from the coding sequence GTGAGCACCCGGGTGGGAGACGTCGCGGCCGCGGTCGTGCTGGTGGTGGCCAAGGCCCCCGTGCCCGGACGCGTGAAGACGCGCCTGGGCGCCAGCATCGGCATGGACGCCGCGGCCGAGCTGGCCGCCGCGTCGCTGCTCGACACGCTCGCCGCGTGCGCGGCGGCGTACCCCGCCGGACGACGGCACCTCGCGCTCGACGGCGACCTCGCCGAGGCGCGCCGCGGGCAGGAGCTCCGCGACGCGCTCGAGGGGTGGCAGGTGCACCCCCAGCGTGGCGACGGCCTGGCCGAGCGGCTCGGCGCGGCGCACGCCGACGTCGCCGCCGTGTCCGGTGGGCCCGTCGTGCAGGTCGGCATGGACACCCCCCACGCACCGGTCGGGACGCTGCGTGCAGCGGCCGACCTCCTCGTCGGCCCGGACGACGCGGTCCTGGGCCCCGCTCACGACGGCGGGTGGTGGCTGCTCGGCGTGGCCGGGCCCCACCTGCTCGTCCATCTCCCGGAGGTACCCATGTCCACCGACGCCACGGGGGCCGGCACGCTCGACGCGCTGGCCCGAGCCGGTGGTCACGTCCACCAGGTGGAGGCGCTGCGCGACGTCGACGAGCTCGACGACGCCTCGGCCGTGGCCCAGGCCGCACCGCAGAGCCGGTTCGCCCTCGCCTTCGCCGAGCTCGGCGTCGACCCCGCGGTCGACCCGGGCGTCGGGCCGGTCGTCGGGCCGGGGACCGAGGTGCCCGCGTGA
- a CDS encoding glycosyltransferase family 2 protein: MSTPDAVCDVVIPCRDEAPALPALLALVPDGFHAIVVDNGSTDDTAEVARGLGATVVQEPRPGYGAAVHAGLEAATADFVAVIDGDGSMDPAQLVGLLAEVREGRADLAVGRRRPVTRGVWPWHARAGNAVVLWWLRRRIGLAVHDIAPMRVARREQLLGLGVEDRRFGYPVELLQRAGRAGWRLSEQDIDYHPRAAGTKSKVSGSVVGTVRAARDFARVLT; the protein is encoded by the coding sequence ATGTCGACCCCCGATGCGGTCTGCGACGTGGTGATCCCCTGCCGCGACGAGGCCCCCGCCCTGCCGGCCCTGCTGGCACTGGTCCCCGACGGCTTCCACGCCATCGTCGTGGACAACGGGTCGACCGACGACACCGCCGAGGTGGCCCGCGGCCTGGGCGCCACGGTCGTCCAGGAACCACGTCCCGGCTACGGCGCCGCGGTCCACGCCGGCCTCGAGGCGGCGACCGCCGACTTCGTCGCGGTCATCGACGGCGACGGCTCGATGGACCCCGCCCAGCTGGTCGGCCTGCTGGCCGAGGTGCGCGAGGGCCGGGCCGACCTGGCCGTGGGCCGACGCCGTCCCGTCACGCGCGGGGTCTGGCCCTGGCACGCCCGGGCCGGCAACGCGGTCGTGCTGTGGTGGCTGCGTCGCCGCATCGGCCTCGCCGTCCACGACATCGCCCCGATGCGCGTCGCCCGTCGCGAGCAGCTGCTGGGGCTCGGCGTCGAGGACCGGCGCTTCGGCTACCCCGTCGAGCTGCTCCAGCGCGCCGGGCGCGCCGGGTGGCGGCTCAGCGAGCAGGACATCGACTACCACCCCCGCGCGGCCGGCACGAAGTCGAAGGTCTCGGGGTCCGTGGTCGGCACCGTGCGCGCCGCCCGCGACTTCGCGCGGGTGCTCACGTGA